Within Streptomyces albofaciens JCM 4342, the genomic segment GTTGCACCCGAACCTCATCGGCCAGGCGCTGTCCTTGTTGAAGCGGTAGACCGTCCGGCCCTCCTTGTCGACGAGCAGTTTGCCCAGCTCGGGCTGGTCGAAGACGGAGACATCGGCGGCGGGCCCGGCGGTGGCCTTCTTGCCGTCGGGCGCGAACGCGTTCCAGGTGCCGCCGACGCCGTGGCCCTTGGTGTCGCCGGGGGCGGTGTCCTTGGCGTAGCGGTACGCCGGCCAGCCGTTGATCGTGAGCTGCTTGCTGCCGTCGGCGCGGGTGACCGAGCCGAGGGCGCTCGCGGCCATGCCGGAGGCGGCGGCGGTGTCGTCGGCGGGTACCGGGGGCCAGGTGGTCGCGCAGGCGCCGGAGCAGGCGGAGTTGGGCGGCTTGGCGGTGTCCTTGTCGAAGCGGTAGAGGGTCATGCCCTTGCTGTCGGTGACGACCGGGCCCAGCTCGGGGGACTGGCGCAGGGCGAGGGTCCCGGCGGGGGCGCCCTGGGCGGCGGGCCGGCTGCTGCCATCGGACGAGCCGTAGCCGTCGCCGCCGGCCTGGCTCTTGTCCGCGCCGGAACCGCTGCCGCCGGAGCCGTAGCCGTATCCGGAGGAACCGCCGCTGGTCGACTGGACCTTGTCGTTGGCCACCGGCGCGGCGTTGGTGCCGCCGCCGGAGCCGCAGGCGGCGGTGAGCGCCATGACGGCGGCGGCCGTCACGGCGAGCGCGGCGTGCCGCCGCTGGGTGTCGGGGCGGCGGACAGGGTGCAGGGAGCGGACGGGGCGCAGGGTGCGGACGGGGCGCAGGGTGCGGACGGGGTGCGGGGTGGCCGCGCCGGTGGGTGCTTGCTGGTGCACGGGGGTCTCCTTCGAGGTACGCATGAGGGTCTCCTTCGAGGTGCGCACGGGGCCTCCTTCGAGGTACGGGGGTGTGCTGTCTGCGGGGTACGAGGGGTGGGAGGACGGTGTTCAGGCGGGGCGGAAGTTGTCATCGGAGGACAGTCGGGGAAC encodes:
- a CDS encoding SCO0930 family lipoprotein, which encodes MHQQAPTGAATPHPVRTLRPVRTLRPVRSLHPVRRPDTQRRHAALAVTAAAVMALTAACGSGGGTNAAPVANDKVQSTSGGSSGYGYGSGGSGSGADKSQAGGDGYGSSDGSSRPAAQGAPAGTLALRQSPELGPVVTDSKGMTLYRFDKDTAKPPNSACSGACATTWPPVPADDTAAASGMAASALGSVTRADGSKQLTINGWPAYRYAKDTAPGDTKGHGVGGTWNAFAPDGKKATAGPAADVSVFDQPELGKLLVDKEGRTVYRFNKDSAWPMRFGCNGACLDTWKPVAPADKSKLEGVPAKLISTVTRPDGTKQLAVDCWPVYTFSGDKQPGDVKGQGKMGTWFAVSPEGKKITSPATG